The following are encoded together in the Bombus vancouverensis nearcticus unplaced genomic scaffold, iyBomVanc1_principal scaffold0018, whole genome shotgun sequence genome:
- the LOC143304076 gene encoding uncharacterized protein LOC143304076 — protein sequence MAAASLSFQCLLGKHAQLRCSPITRTSSFELFCASVIDVRTMFAESFPSEVPFQTSLPKRKRDSEEPMGDSGGPIKRMRPCDKPRVSEWLEELFNIGAEAVSKLGFDDLVTFDENFFDAETVVLEREPPLVEIVDTDRCVKVRFANEIPEEVLEAHLRHHASGRKGISPVVRYWCMREFSELYPGAPCFDFDLV from the exons atggctgcagcatcattatcatttcaatgtttactgggtaaacacgcgcagctccgctgctctcccataacaaggacctcctccttcgagttgttttgc gcttcggtgatcgacgttcgaacaatgtttgcggagtcgtttccatcagaggttcctttccagacttccctg cccaagcgaaagagggattccgaagaacccatgggcgactcgggaggaccaatcaaacgcatgcggccctgtgataaaccacgagtatcagagtggttggaggaactattcaacattggtgccgaggccgtgtcgaaattgggctttgacgatttggttactttcgacgagaatttcttcgatgcagagaccgtcgtattggagagggaaccccctctggttgaaatcgttgataccgatcgttgcgtgaaagttcgttttgcgaatgaaattcccgaagaggttttggaggcacatcttcgtcaccacgcttctgggagaaagggaatttcccctgttgtgcgctattggtgtatgcgtgagttcagcgaactttatcccggagctccttgcttcgattttgatttagtgtag